The sequence AAAGGAAAGGTAGATGCTGAAAATATTTCTGAAAACCCTCCTTTCGATTTAAATTTTGATAGGAACTATACTGGGCTTTTCCCAACTTTGAATTTTACTTTTGAATTAAAACAAAATGAAAATATCACGCTCGGTTACAACAGACGTATCAACAGACCAAGAAGCTGGTTTATTAATCCCTTCCCTTCCCGCTCTAGTGAAACAAATATTTTTCAAGGAAACCCTTCTCTAGAACCAGCTTATGCAAGTGCTTTCGATTTGGGATATTTAAAGCGTTGGAAAAAACTTACGCTGTCCTCTTCCATTTATTACCAACACGAAACCGATGGCTTTGAGCGCGTTCAGGAAGAAACGGGTCAATTTACGAGTAATGGAGTTTCAATCATTAGAACTTTACCTATCAATCTAGCTACCAACGACCGTTATGGTTTTGAATTGGGCTTGCTTTACAATCCATACAAATGGCTTACACTTAATGGAAGTTTCAACTATTTCAAGTTTAAAACCGAAGGATTTTATAACAATATAGATTACGGGACAGAAAACAACAGTTATTTCGGAAGATTCAGCAGCAAAGTGAAATTGCCTGCAAAAATTGATTGGCAAACCAATGCGTTTTACAGAGGCCCTTCAAACAACTCCCAAACCGAAAGCGACGGTATCCTTTCAGTAGATATGGCAATTAGCAAAGATATTATTGATGATAACGGTACGCTTGCACTTAATGTTAGCGATCTATTAAATTCTCGAAAAAGAAACAGTCTTACAACCACAAACACTTTTACAAGTGAAAGTGAATTTCAATGGAGAAAACGTCAAATTAACCTAACTTTTACGTACCGTTTCAACCAAAAGAAACAGCGTCAGCGTCCGCAAAAAGGTGGTGGCGATGATGAAGGAGGATTTGAAGGGTAAGATTCTTAACAACAGAGCATAAAAAAAGGGAACCAATTTGGTTCCCTTTTTTATTTAAAATATATTTTGAAAAATTATTTCAGTTGTTTATTTTTCTTTGCTTCACGCTTCATTTTCCAGCTTTCGTATAGTGAGCCACCAATCCAATAAGGTAGAATGCTTACTAAGAATATCATTAACCAAAATCCGATGGTTATTACTGTCATAATCGCGATAAATCCTAAATATTGTTCAAAAGTAAACATGATGTGGCTTTTTTAAATTGATGGTTCAAAGATAAAAGGATTTTTTGATAATAGACAATAAATTTATCTGATTTATTCACAACAAATAAACAGTCGTGCGGGTTGAACAACTTTTTGCTTTTCATTACCTTTGCCTTTTAACTCCAAAGCTTTAGTTTAGGGGTTTAATTAATTCATAATAAATCCTTTCACAATGCAATATAGAATAGAAAAAGATACCATGGGCGAGGTAAAAGTACCTGCCGACAAACTATGGGGCGCACAAACAGAGCGTTCTTTTGAAAATTTTAAAATCGGTCCAAAAGCTTCTATGCCGCTGGAAATAATCTACGGTTTTGCGTATCTTAAAAAAGCCGCAGCATATACAAACTGTGAACTCGGCGTTCTTTCCGAAGAAAAAAGAGACTTTATTGCAAAAGTGTGTGACGAAATTTTAGAAGGAAAACACGACGATCAATTTCCACTCGTGATCTGGCAAACCGGAAGCGGCACACAAAGTAACATGAATGTGAATGAAGTGATTGCCAACCGGGCCCACCAACTTGCTGGAAAAACAATTGGCGAAGGCGACAAAACCCTTCAACCAAATGATGATGTTAACAAATCACAGTCTTCAAACGATACTTTCCCAACGGGAATGCACATTGCAGCTTATAAAAAACTGATTGAAAACACAATTCCCGGAGTTGAACAACTTCAAAAAACACTTTCAAAAAAAGCGGAGGAATATAAAAGTGTGGTAAAAATTGGCCGAACTCATTTTATGGACGCTACTCCCCTAACTCTTGGGCAGGAATTTAGTGGTTATGCGGCGCAACTTCAACACGGAATAAAAGCACTTAAAAACACACTTCCACATTTGGCAGAACTCGCTTTGGGCGGAACTGCCGTTGGAACAGGTTTGAATACGCCAAAAGGCTACGACGTAAAAGTTGCAGAATACATTGCAAAATTCACAGACTTGCCTTTTATAACAGCAAAAAATAAGTTTGAAGCTCTTGCCGCACACGATGCTTTTGTTGAAAGTCACGGTGCCTTAAAGCAATTGGCTGTTTCATTAAACAAAA comes from Aequorivita sublithincola DSM 14238 and encodes:
- the fumC gene encoding class II fumarate hydratase → MQYRIEKDTMGEVKVPADKLWGAQTERSFENFKIGPKASMPLEIIYGFAYLKKAAAYTNCELGVLSEEKRDFIAKVCDEILEGKHDDQFPLVIWQTGSGTQSNMNVNEVIANRAHQLAGKTIGEGDKTLQPNDDVNKSQSSNDTFPTGMHIAAYKKLIENTIPGVEQLQKTLSKKAEEYKSVVKIGRTHFMDATPLTLGQEFSGYAAQLQHGIKALKNTLPHLAELALGGTAVGTGLNTPKGYDVKVAEYIAKFTDLPFITAKNKFEALAAHDAFVESHGALKQLAVSLNKIANDVRMLASGPRSGIGEINIPANEPGSSIMPGKVNPTQCEALTMVSAQVIGNDMAIAVGGMQGQFELNVFKPVMAANFLQSAQLIGDACVSFDVHCAQGIEPNYEVIKKQLNNSLMLVTALNPKIGYYKAAEIANTAHKNGTTLKEEAVNLGYVTAEEFDEWVKPEDMV